A single window of Candidatus Sysuiplasma jiujiangense DNA harbors:
- a CDS encoding MFS transporter, with product MIDNAKLSRRHYSWTFIASLGDFLDAGMFAGTGITLLALISYLHLNVFESGLPALITLLGTAFGALFFGPLGDKYGRKYIYQLDMVIYAIASILLAFTFSIYWALPLYGLVGIAVGADVPTSWSLISEFSPKNQRGKLMSITNVMWYVAVLVELAIAIALYNTGMILFRTIWLMLGIVAIIAWVLRRRLAESPRFDVLSGHEDRVKKTISELGETPSAADTGRKASYKKHRYGELFTKYWKPLVFAWFLYLMWGIPASTYGEFFPYIFSSLHLVSTQVVFAFEAIYFGSAIVPGLLIYAYLSDRVGRVPLYLTSAIMCSLSFFLLVYPPFLTNVPVLLLSFLLFGIGQGIGVWPVTRLLSLEHFPTSVRNSGQGFVWFTMRFEAAIFGLFTPLIVAVSVTYIGWIAGIFFLAAIIVVAAVSRTNPSFVGTERKSLETTSNEQFSK from the coding sequence ATAATTGACAATGCCAAGCTGAGTCGAAGGCACTATAGCTGGACTTTTATCGCATCTCTGGGCGATTTTCTAGATGCTGGCATGTTCGCTGGCACTGGCATTACGCTCCTGGCTCTCATTTCATATCTGCATCTGAACGTTTTTGAATCAGGTCTTCCAGCGCTCATAACTCTTCTGGGAACGGCTTTTGGCGCTCTGTTTTTCGGTCCTTTGGGGGACAAGTATGGTAGAAAGTATATCTATCAGCTGGATATGGTAATTTATGCCATTGCTTCCATTCTTTTGGCATTCACATTCAGTATCTATTGGGCATTGCCACTCTATGGACTTGTCGGAATAGCAGTGGGAGCAGATGTACCCACCTCGTGGTCGCTCATATCAGAATTCTCTCCCAAGAACCAGCGGGGAAAGCTGATGTCCATTACAAATGTGATGTGGTATGTTGCTGTTCTCGTCGAGCTCGCCATAGCCATCGCACTCTACAACACAGGAATGATACTTTTCAGAACAATCTGGCTCATGCTTGGAATAGTGGCAATAATTGCCTGGGTTCTGAGAAGGAGGCTTGCAGAGTCTCCAAGGTTTGACGTTCTCTCAGGACATGAAGACAGGGTAAAAAAGACAATATCAGAACTCGGAGAGACTCCGTCAGCTGCAGATACAGGAAGAAAAGCGTCTTACAAAAAGCATCGCTATGGGGAGTTGTTTACAAAGTATTGGAAGCCACTGGTGTTTGCTTGGTTTCTTTACCTTATGTGGGGAATTCCAGCCTCAACATATGGCGAATTCTTTCCGTATATATTCAGCTCTCTGCATCTTGTGAGCACCCAGGTCGTATTTGCGTTCGAAGCGATCTATTTTGGCTCTGCAATAGTGCCCGGTTTGCTTATCTACGCATATCTCTCTGACAGAGTTGGAAGGGTTCCCCTGTATCTTACAAGTGCCATTATGTGCTCTCTTTCGTTTTTCCTTCTTGTATACCCGCCATTTCTGACAAATGTGCCGGTGCTCCTTCTCTCTTTCCTTCTGTTCGGTATAGGTCAGGGTATCGGTGTCTGGCCGGTTACTAGGCTCCTCTCACTGGAACACTTCCCGACGAGTGTCAGGAATTCCGGGCAGGGCTTTGTCTGGTTCACGATGAGGTTTGAGGCTGCAATATTCGGTCTGTTTACACCTCTTATAGTCGCCGTAAGTGTCACATATATAGGATGGATAGCGGGTATATTTTTCCTTGCAGCAATAATAGTTGTTGCCGCAGTGTCGCGCACCAACCCGTCATTTGTCGGAACCGAAAGAAAATCACTAGAAACTACATCCAACGAACAGTTTTCTAAATGA